A genomic window from Brassica oleracea var. oleracea cultivar TO1000 chromosome C8, BOL, whole genome shotgun sequence includes:
- the LOC106308986 gene encoding L-type lectin-domain containing receptor kinase I.7-like yields MLYCVCKSFQQETTFVYNGFDQGDRIHLQGGARILPKKDVLQLTNATTTQIGRAFFKQPIEFNPSEPISFSTHFVCALVRVTEVSSHGMAFFVSHSTDFVGAEPSRYFGLFNANESASTLAVELDISKALDVLDINDNHVGIDVNRAVSVQSANASYYSDKEGRKIDMKLVSGQPIQVWVDYEGTTLNVSLLKMSSRGEGSNSSADRKVTKETASVIPVERKLVKTMVLKTIISAFTPSGGDQGSEPTGDSNGNRNGGRVHPSR; encoded by the exons ATGTTATATTGTGTGTGCAAGTCATTCCAACAAGAGACGACGTTCGTCTACAACGGTTTCGACCAAGGAGACCGTATTCACCTTCAGGGTGGTGCAAGAATCCTTCCAAAAAAAGATGTCCTGCAACTGACGAATGCCACAACAACACAAATAGGTCGTGCTTTCTTTAAGCAGCCTATTGAGTTCAATCCATCTGAACCAATCTCCTTCTCGACGCATTTTGTTTGCGCACTGGTCCGTGTAACTGAAGTGAGTAGCCATGGCATGGCGTTTTTTGTGTCTCATTCCACTGATTTCGTAGGCGCCGAACCATCTCGATACTTCGGGCTTTTCAACGCAAATGAATCTGCTTCGACATTGGCTGTTGAGCTTGATATATCTAAAGCTCTAGATGTGCTCGACATCAATGATAATCATGTCGGGATTGATGTGAACAGAGCAGTGTCTGTGCAATCTGCTAACGCTTCTTATTACTCAGACAAAGAAGGTCGGAAGATAGACATGAAACTCGTGAGTGGGCAACCTATTCAGGTTTGGGTGGATTACGAAGGAACAACACTCAACGTTTCACT GCTAAAGATGAGTTCCAGAGGAGAAGGTTCTAACTCTTCGGCGGATAGGAAGGTGACTAAAGAAACAGCGAGTGTGATTCCCGTTGAAAGAAAGCTGGTTAAAACCATGGTCTTGAAAACCATTATCTCTGCTTTCACCCCCTCTGGTGGTGATCAGGGTTCTGAGCCTACCGGCGACAGCAACGGCAACCGTAACGGAGGCCGCGTGCATCCTAGTCGCTGA